From Podospora bellae-mahoneyi strain CBS 112042 chromosome 5, whole genome shotgun sequence:
GATCTTGGTTGAAGAGCTTCTGTAGGTGTTCTATCGAGACCCAGATGTTAGCAAACATCATGCAATAACACAGGGGACCGGAAGGACCTACCGCAACCGTACATGGGCTGGCCTTGCTGGGCTGCTTTGACTTTGTAGTTCTTGGGCGACGCCGGTGTGGCGGGCCTCGCGGATGACATCTTGAATTGTCGTGGAGTCTATACGAAGCGATACACTTCCAAGCTGGTGTGACTGGCTCGGTCGAGGGAACCCCGCGATTGAatagggggggaggggacacTGGCGAGATCAAGATGCGCCAGTCACGGTTATCGTGCGGCTGTTGGAGTTACAGATTTTTTCAGTTTCCGCGTTGAATCTTTTGATGACTTTTCCTGCCTCAAAGTACCCAAGAAAACTTGTCGGCAAGGGTTGGTCCAGAGGGGTCACGTCTCGAAGTTGGGATAGCTTTCAGGGTGCTTGGCCGTGTAAGTCGAACTTGTCGACCGGGGCTGAAAATGGTCTTATTGACCGTGGCGCGCGGCGATCAAAGCTCAATGGCTTCCACAGGAATTCAGAGTCAAAATATCGGCTTTCACTCTTTGTTCCGGTGCAATTCGACCGGGTCAAGGGTTCCAAGAAAGCTTTAAGCCACGAAAGTAAACAAAAGATGTTGGCTGCTGGGATTGTGTCGATTCAGCGATCTCAGTTGCTTCCACGGCAAGGCAGGCGTCCAACGGCCACACGGCTGGCTGGAAATTGCTTATCGCTATCCGCCCGCAAGGCTTATCGATACGCTATGGACCCCTTCAGCTTTCCGGCGCTAAGGTGGGATGTCACTGGATGGCGACATGCCGCCAAgacagcatcaacatcagcctCGGCACAGCTGAGCTCTTCTCTTGCTTCTGGAACTCATCTTCCCATGCATATGTTTTCGAGTGTATATAGGTGAATATAACAGTGTTAGTATGTCATCACCAAGCCTGAATGAGCTGACGAGACACATAACAACATAAAGTCAACTATAACGTTCAGTGTTGTTCGTCATCTCATCTGGTATCAGAATCAAATTCCTCCATCCCAAATTTATTCAAGGTATCACCACTCCCGGCAGCTGAGTGAGACTCGAACAAAGCCCTGCAAAAAGCACCTCACATGTCCGTCCCCATGCCCGGGTAACTGTTACTTACTTTGCGTCTACCCAAAACCCGGACATTGATCACCGAGACCACTTTACCCCGCAGCCGCCTTGCTTGATCCCCTAACCCCGCGTCGTTATCCCACTTATAaatcccaccatcaagctcatACTACCTCAAGACCCAAAATctggttttggtgttttggtaatgcgcctcctccccctatTCCTCCGCCGTCAATCTCacaaccttcaccaccttcaccaccatcacgacaAAACCCACATCCCCGAACCAAATCCCCTCTTCAAAATGGCACAactaccccccctcccagaagTAACCCCCCTAGCCCCCTCCATAACCCGCATCCTAGCCGGCAACCCCTCCAAATTCACCCTCCAAGGCACCAACACCTACCTCGTCGGCACCGGCCCAAACAGAATCCTAATCGACACCGGCGAGGGAAAACCAACCTGGATCACCGCCCTCAAATCCtgtctctcctcctcctcaggcgCCACAATATCAAAATGCATCATCACCCACTGGCACCAGGACCACGTAGGCGGCATTCCcgacctcctctccgccttcCCCAGCATCAAAATCTACAAGCACAGGCCAGACTACCACAACCCGACCAACATACCCTTTTTGGACATTTCCGACGGGCAAGAGTttgaagtggaggagggaggaggaggggcgagGTTAAAAGCGGTTCACACCCCAGGCCATACAGAAGATCACATGGTGCTACAATactttcccccctcttcatctcagCAAGAACAGCCCGGTCTTTTTACCGGGGATAATGTCCTCGGCCACGGGACCGCTGTGTTTGAAGACCTTTCTGCTTATCTCACCTCTCTGGCAAAAATGAAGAGTTTGGTTGATGGGAAGGCTTACCCGGGTCATGGGCCGGTTATTGACCAGGGCAGGGAAAAGATTGAGGAATATATCCGGCACAGGCAGCAGAGAGAGGATCAGGTGGTCCAGCAACTGAGAGTCTACCCTGATGTCGCTGTTGCGGGGGGGCAGGAGGGgagtgaggaggggtggacattgatggggttggtgagggtgattTATAAGGATGTTCCTGAGGCACTTCACGTACCGGCTGCTGGGGGATTGGTGCAGATTTTGAAGAAGCTtgagcgggaggggagggtgagggtgttggaagagaggggtggtggtgaggaggataggtgggtgttggtgggacGGCAGGGGGTAACGGGCTCGGGCCGGGGATCTGCGCTGTGAGTGAGGCCGGGTGAGCCGGGTGGGTGGGTTCCATGGTTTTGGGAACCGTTATGTCGGGTGTGAAAGGAAAGTGCGAGAGAGGGAGGTTAATGAAGTGATGAGgtcatgatggtgaaggtgaTGGCTTGGCGCTTGGGAAAGAGTGTGGTGTTGGATTCAACCTTGTAGCGTTCTAGCATGTTTCCTTTCTGGGGGTGAAGACTGTGGAGGATATCATTATTACAGCAGTGGGTGGGTTACTGTTGTAAGAGATTTGCTGAAGATCCAACGTCTCAACGACTATCGGATACTCTTAGGTAGCGCCTGGCGTTTTGCCTCGCTCGAATTCTCATGTTCTTCATGCACATCTTGATGGTACACCAAGACATCTATGTAGAGATGTTCAGCAGCAGAGGCTAGAATGATCACACAGTACGAACATCTACATGGTACAAAAGAGTACCTCGCCAAGTTTGCTTGGGTTGTGTTTGTATAAATGCGATTTCGATTTGGCACTCGGGAAGTTCGGAGTCCGCGGTCTTCAGTGTTAGTGCAAGTCATCAGGAGGTCAAAATTTGCGAGTTTTTGGTCATTTTTTGGGCCAGTTATCGCTCAAATTTCTCCACAGTTGCCTGGTAGCCCAACATGTACGGTGGCTGGACAAGTGCTGACATGAGGACTACCAACAAACAGTGATGTTCGCATGTGGTTGCTTGATCCTGTTGGTTCTGCGATAGTCCGGCGTATTCAGATCGCATTAAGAGCTGCACAAATCCTTCTGTCGGTATCTCTGGCTGCCGACGCCGGGAACGGTGTGAATGATTTTTCTGGTGGACGAATCAGAGTTTATAGCAGTCGAGGTCGACGATGACGGATAGCGCAAGAAAGAAGTGAAAGACGCTGCCGCCGGGATATTCCCCGTCGAGTCATCCGGAACCCTGCATTCTGCAAAAGATCgagacagcaccaccacagagTTTTGACGGATTTCCAATCATGTCGTTGGGTAGAAATGAGCTGAATTGATAGCTCGATATGATAGTTCTCTTTGCTGATCTGGTCTTGCATTTCCCATCCCATGAAAAGGGGCAACTTTCTGGGGGATAGCCTCTGTTCTGTTTGCGTATCAAAAGGCCAGCCACCAGGGAGGGACAGTTGGTCGGGCTCTTGTCTCGAGTCCGAGCCCGCGAACTGATATCGTGGTCTCCTTGAGCAGATCGTCGATCTGGATGATGCCGTCACGGCTTTTATGCGCCGAGACTCGGTAGAGCGGCCCCGAGGGTGGTATCGGGCGCAAAAAAAACGTGAGTGGGAGTTGGCGTTGTCAGTTTCTGTTTCTCATCATGTGGGGCAGATCCTGGATGGACAAATGTGGAGTAAGCCGAtggttggcgatggaggggTTCAAGGGCTTCATGGAGGGTGAAGAGCGTCCCGGTTTGTCCCTATATGGCCTTTGGTAATACCTGTGGCCTGTAAACTTTTCATTGAGTACAGCCTCATATAACTTTCCGCTGGACGAAAAGAAGTTGCGCAACTTATATGATATCTGTCTGGTGAAAGAATTTACACTGTGGTGTAAGCTGTGGGTTGGGTGAGGTGAACCGCCAAGTGCCAACGGTTAAGGCCCCGCTTGAAAACTGATTCATCAGCCTTGTAAGCTGAGTATTAACTCCGGTCTTACGACCAACGAGCTAGGGAGATATCGGCAACATATTGTACCGTCATCAAACCCTGGACAAATGAAAAGAAATATTCGCGCTCTTTCGTATCTGTAGCCAAGTGAAAAGCCACCAAGTTAGGTATCAGAACCGACCA
This genomic window contains:
- a CDS encoding hypothetical protein (EggNog:ENOG503P10J; COG:S), translated to MRLLPLFLRRQSHNLHHLHHHHDKTHIPEPNPLFKMAQLPPLPEVTPLAPSITRILAGNPSKFTLQGTNTYLVGTGPNRILIDTGEGKPTWITALKSCLSSSSGATISKCIITHWHQDHVGGIPDLLSAFPSIKIYKHRPDYHNPTNIPFLDISDGQEFEVEEGGGGARLKAVHTPGHTEDHMVLQYFPPSSSQQEQPGLFTGDNVLGHGTAVFEDLSAYLTSLAKMKSLVDGKAYPGHGPVIDQGREKIEEYIRHRQQREDQVVQQLRVYPDVAVAGGQEGSEEGWTLMGLVRVIYKDVPEALHVPAAGGLVQILKKLEREGRVRVLEERGGGEEDRWVLVGRQGVTGSGRGSAL